Proteins encoded by one window of Marixanthomonas sp. SCSIO 43207:
- a CDS encoding DUF262 domain-containing protein, with translation MQNHKNKIEASDKSINDLLKDQKFFIDYFQREYRWQEKHMEALIEDLSNAFLRSYKQGDKRSEVANYQSYYLGPVVFSVADGKNSIIDGQQRITSITLLLIYLNHLQKGKGNLVNIESLIFSEKYGEKSFNMTDEDRQAVLKGLFENQEYNIKESDDETVYNIVDRYNDIHNFFPEDLVTDALPYFIDWFIGNVVLVKITAYSDENAYTIFETMNDRGMNLTATEMLKGFVLSRINNSTERSKINELWKDHIKDLHDLDSNADLDFFKAWFRAKYAITVRPRKADSENQDYEQIGTRLHDWFKNNYIDKFNLSTSAHFYDFFEKEFDYFVKAYKFIWDKTTSYDFQCPHLFYINQWGIAASLQDALLLAPLKSTDSDKTLIKKMDAVARFIETYTVRRSINFMKFGSSSIQYTFFNIIKSIRNLDLDDLYAELANELHQLDQDFDAISNFRLHQQNKKFVKHLLCRITAFVDQNVGRDVTYVNYKEPKGKRFEIEHLWSNHFEDHRDEFDQEWEFSEVRNSIGALILLPNGTNQSFSSDKYEDKLPHYLKENTYAQTLHPDFYLKNPNYKNSILKSIPFKSHSQLKSDDIRERIDVVKSLCEEIWSTDYYNNKNYTDNYA, from the coding sequence ATGCAAAATCATAAAAATAAAATAGAGGCTTCGGATAAAAGCATTAATGATTTATTAAAAGATCAAAAGTTTTTCATAGATTATTTTCAGAGAGAATATCGTTGGCAAGAAAAACATATGGAAGCATTGATTGAGGATTTATCAAATGCATTCTTAAGGTCTTATAAACAGGGTGATAAAAGATCTGAGGTTGCTAATTATCAAAGTTATTATTTAGGGCCAGTAGTTTTTAGTGTTGCTGATGGGAAAAATTCTATTATTGATGGCCAGCAACGTATTACATCTATAACACTATTGTTAATATACTTAAACCATCTACAAAAAGGTAAAGGTAATCTAGTCAATATTGAAAGTTTAATATTTTCAGAAAAGTATGGTGAGAAATCTTTTAATATGACCGATGAAGATCGACAAGCAGTATTGAAAGGCTTGTTTGAAAACCAAGAGTATAATATTAAAGAATCAGATGATGAAACTGTGTATAATATTGTTGATAGGTATAATGATATTCATAATTTTTTTCCTGAAGATTTAGTCACAGATGCGCTTCCATATTTTATAGATTGGTTTATAGGAAATGTTGTTTTAGTTAAAATTACAGCTTATTCTGATGAGAATGCATACACAATTTTTGAGACAATGAATGATAGAGGTATGAACTTAACTGCCACAGAAATGTTAAAAGGTTTTGTGCTATCTCGAATAAATAATTCTACTGAGCGAAGTAAAATTAACGAATTATGGAAAGATCATATCAAAGATTTACACGATTTAGATAGTAATGCTGATTTGGATTTTTTTAAGGCTTGGTTTAGAGCAAAATATGCCATAACTGTAAGACCAAGAAAAGCTGATTCAGAAAATCAAGATTATGAGCAAATAGGAACACGCTTACACGACTGGTTTAAAAACAACTATATTGACAAATTTAACCTGTCAACTTCAGCTCATTTTTATGATTTTTTTGAAAAGGAATTTGATTATTTCGTAAAGGCTTACAAGTTTATTTGGGATAAGACGACAAGTTATGATTTTCAATGTCCACATTTATTCTACATAAACCAATGGGGAATTGCAGCTTCATTGCAAGATGCATTACTTTTAGCACCATTAAAATCAACAGATTCTGATAAAACATTAATAAAAAAAATGGATGCTGTTGCTCGTTTTATTGAAACATATACGGTTAGACGTTCAATCAATTTTATGAAATTTGGTTCCTCATCAATTCAATACACCTTTTTTAATATTATTAAAAGTATAAGAAATCTCGATTTGGATGATTTATATGCCGAGTTAGCCAACGAGTTACATCAATTAGACCAAGACTTTGATGCTATTTCAAACTTTCGTTTGCATCAACAAAATAAAAAGTTTGTTAAGCATTTACTTTGTCGTATAACAGCTTTTGTAGATCAAAATGTTGGTCGTGATGTCACCTATGTAAATTATAAAGAACCTAAAGGAAAACGATTTGAAATAGAGCATTTATGGAGTAATCATTTTGAAGACCATAGAGATGAATTTGATCAAGAATGGGAGTTTTCTGAAGTAAGGAATTCAATAGGAGCTTTAATACTTTTGCCAAATGGAACAAATCAATCTTTTAGTAGTGATAAGTATGAAGATAAGCTACCTCACTACCTTAAAGAAAACACCTATGCTCAAACGTTGCATCCTGATTTTTATTTGAAAAATCCAAATTATAAGAATAGTATTTTAAAGTCAATCCCATTTAAGTCACATTCACAGCTAAAATCAGATGATATTAGAGAGCGAATAGACGTTGTAAAGTCCCTTTGTGAAGAAATATGGTCAACTGATTATTATAATAATAAAAATTATACTGATAATTATGCATAG